In one window of Bemisia tabaci chromosome 6, PGI_BMITA_v3 DNA:
- the Hydr1 gene encoding phospholipase ABHD3: MEWLLSYFFFISAMPRWVIGSALGSGFFLYYFLEVAKRPAVFCSDGKFRKFLYSYMPLLNERFWPTIWCFESRAQTMFSTFLRTKFLSNVQYSREILELPDGGMVCLDWSLPKDDKPDTPTMLFLPGLTGESQADYIQGFVRSANSLGVRSVVFNYRGLGGIPLKTPRTYCACNYEDLTEVIDHVKSKYPESPLGCTAVSMGGLVLGNYLAHESEKANKNFKCCLIISVPWNISVAVDSIEQFGLNMLMNRYLASCLTEVVKGLRHVLEPSQKYEMEKVLSSKTIREFDSHFTVKQFGYKDVNDYYENATIHNKIHRVKVPVVCLSAADDPFQPLEGIPVETANLLEHVAIVVTARGGHIGFLEGFWPFRQEEQYLFKFFTQLFTAVFKNPEAFKDSFSEIVS, encoded by the exons ATGGAATGGTTactgtcttattttttcttcatctccgcCATGCCTCGTTGGGTGATTGGTTCTGCTCTTGGTAGTGGATTTTTCCTCTACTATTTTCTAGAAGTTGCAAAG CGTCCTGCTGTATTCTGCTCCGatggaaaatttagaaaattcttATATTCATACATGCCCCTGTTAAATGAAAGGTTTTGGCCTACAATATGGTGTTTCGAATCCCGAGCCCAGACAATGTTTTCTACATTTTTACGAACAAAGTTCCTCAGTAATGTTCAGTACTCAAG GGAAATTCTAGAACTACCGGATGGTGGCATGGTTTGCCTAGACTGGTCTCTGCCTAAGGACGATAAACCAGACACTCCGACAATGTTATTCCTGCCAGGATTGACAGGAGAAAGTCAAGCTGATTATATTCAAGGCTTTGTGCGATCTGCAAATAGTCTAGGTGTTCGCTCAGTTGTTTTCAATTATCGTGGCCTTGGTGGAATCCCTCTGAAG ACTCCACGAACTTATTGCGCTTGTAATTACGAAGATTTGACTGAAGTAATTGACCATGTAAAAAGCAAGTATCCAGAAAGTCCATTAGGATGCACTGCCGTTTCAATGGGAGG ACTGGTCCTTGGAAATTACCTCGCTCACGAATCGGAGAAAGCCAACAAGAACTTCAAATGCTGCCTGATCATTTCTGTTCCTTGGAACATTTCTGTGGCTGTTGACAGCATTGAACAATTTGGGCTGAACATGTTGATGAACAGATATCTTGCCTCTTGCCTCACAGAGGTTGTTAAAGG tcTTCGACATGTCTTGGAGCCATCTCAAAAATACGAAATGGAAAAAGTGCTTTCT AGTAAAACCATCAGAGAATTCGACTCTCATTTCACTGTCAAACAGTTCGGCTACAAAGATGTGAACGATTACTATGAAAATGCAACTATTCATAACAAAATTCATCGCGTGAAAGTGCCAGTCGTTTGTCTCAGTGCTGCAGATGATCCATTCCAACCTTTAGAAG GTATCCCTGTTGAAACGGCTAATCTCCTCGAACACGTAGCGATAGTGGTAACTGCGAGAGGCGGTCATATCGGATTTTTGGAGGGCTTCTGGCCTTTCCGCCAAGAAGAACAatatcttttcaaatttttcactcaaCTCTTCACTGCTGTTTTCAAAAACCCAGAGGCATTCAAAGATTCCTTCTCTGAAATTGTCTCTTGA